A window from Purpureocillium takamizusanense chromosome 3, complete sequence encodes these proteins:
- a CDS encoding uncharacterized protein (EggNog:ENOG503NUR1~TransMembrane:2 (o16-33i300-318o)~COG:I): protein MIAAAAAATSPRARRWAIGALLVGGIFYLTVLFPKLLEFSRLFGPHAGTVMTQEQVLNAHHASLSLPDSRPRPVPRIIHQAYLDEQSPGNRTIPQELATSHWTCESTHPTWEYKLWHSDEARAFIKSEFPSFLAIYDGFKSAQQRSDALRYFLVRHFGGIYIDLHIHCDASLEPLLFYPAWVAYSGEGPLSNDIIAGEPGHPFWLLMTTTESDPGPFKAKTPAAPPHVGPHVAMGPWYETQKWERYHAEKPSDSPDLMLLLAGEDKAATPGVFFHVGEGLRERKGSHAVVQWAGRHPYQITFLGFAVACAAVFTYLSLGQTVLEYRTTNKGYRVLEYLPTTWRSRAHVG from the exons ATGattgctgccgcggcggcggcgacgtcgcctcgagcgcggcgatggGCCATCGGCGCTCtactcgtcggcggcatcttcTACTTGACTGTCCTGTTCCCCAAGCTCCTCGAGTTTAGTCGGCTGTTCGGCCCCCACGCCGGGACCGTGATGACGCAGGAGCAGGTCCTGAATGCCCACCATGCCTCGCTCTCGTTGCCGGATagccggccgcggcccgtACCGCGCATCATACACCAGGCCTACCTCGATGAGCAAAGCCCAGGGAACAGGACCATTCCGCAGGAGCTCGCGACCTCGCATTGGACGTGCGAGTCGACGCATCCGACGTGGGAATACAAG CTATGGCACAGCGACGAAGCTCGAGCCTTCATCAAATCCGAGTTTCCTTCGTTCCTCGCCATCTACGATGGCTTCAAGTCCGCCCAGCAGCGAAGCGATGCGTTGCGCTACTTCCTCGTCCGCCACTTTGGCGGCATCTACATCGACTTGCACATT CACTGCGACGCGAGTCTCGAGCCGCTCCTCTTCTACCCTGCCTGGGTTGCCTACTCGGGCGAGGGGCCCCTCAGCAACGACATCATAGCCGGCGAGCCAGGCCACCCGTTTTGGCTCCTCATGACTACTACCGAGTCCGACCCGGGCCCTTtcaaggccaagacgcccgccgcccctccgcACGTCGGTCCACACGTTGCCATGGGTCCATGGTATGAGACACAGAAGTGGGAGCGATACCACGCCGAGAAGCCGAGCGATAGCCCCGATTTGATGCTCCTCTTGGCCGGTGAGGACAAAGCAGCCACCCCCGGGGTCTTCTTCCATGTAGGAGAAGGGTTGAGGGAGCGGAAGGGATcgcacgccgtcgtccaATGGGCCGGGAGGCACCCGTATCAGATTACCTTCCTCGGCTTCGCTGTCGCTTGCGCAGCTGTTTTCACGTATTTGAGCCTGGGCCAAACGGTTTTGGAGTATCGGACGACGAATAAGGGCTATCGCGTTCTCGAGTATCTGCCTACGACGTGGAGGTCAAGGGCGCACGTCGGCTGA
- a CDS encoding uncharacterized protein (SECRETED:SignalP(1-23~SECRETED:cutsite=SFS-LY~SECRETED:prob=0.3708)~EggNog:ENOG503P3GG~COG:I~TransMembrane:1 (o6-25i)) translates to MRGAPGYGLVLILVIVAVYTSFSLYHHYDGYLYKPEIRPLSTQEPVEQDFVPTEEEMACLQGKPFPIDAKHRFGLGMASKNDPIPSIVHYIFLQRLPLAEDGQGDFDFLNYLSVRSALMSLKPKTIILHYAYTSSDRSLLESLKGDPLIENNQWIRRLKPHLEFDKITAALDNHLVHAAHLADTLRLEIILSQGGIYLDTDVFILRPFTKLLSSPSPHDLVLGHEGGNRWGLCNAIIAARPNSTFVRRWLDTYKGADLNQEWNYHSVLLPKEMSGKHPDEICTLPPDAFFWPTWTDDHVRWMHERIERAEARHWENKIWRTGGSLFDNQLAYHAWNHVSKDGHLKRLTPQVIREEDTRFNLLMRRFLEEEL, encoded by the coding sequence ATGCGAGGCGCGCCTGGCTACGGGTTGGTATTGATactcgtcatcgtcgccgtctaTACGTCCTTTTCTCTCTATCATCACTACGATGGCTACCTGTACAAGCCGGAGATACGACCGTTGTCGACGCAGGAGCCGGTCGAGCAAGACTTTGTACCAACCGAAGAAGAAATGGCGTGTCTCCAGGGAAAGCCCTTTCCGATAGACGCGAAGCACCGCTTCGGGCTCGGAATGGCATCAAAGAACGATCCAATCCCGTCCATCGTTCATTACATCTTCCTACAGAGGctgccgctcgccgaggacgggcagGGGGACTTTGACTTTCTCAACTACCTCTCCGTGCGCAGCGCCTTGATGTCACTTAAACCGAAGACGATAATCCTCCACTACGCATACACGTCGTCGGATCGATCGCTGCTCGAGTCACTCAAAGGCGACCCGTTGATAGAAAACAACCAATGGATTCGAAGGCTGAAACCGCACCTAGAGTTTGACAAGATTACCGCAGCGCTGGACAATCACCTCGTCCATGCAGCACACTTGGCCGACACCCTGCGTCTCGAGATCATCCTCTCGCAGGGCGGCATCTATCTCGACACGGACGTCTTCATCCTGCGGCCCTTCACCAAGCTCCTTTCGTCCCCATCCCCGCACGACCTGGTGCTGGGTCATGAGGGTGGAAACCGATGGGGGCTTTGCAACGCGATCATTGCGGCGAGACCCAATAGCACGTTCGTGCGGCGATGGCTAGACACGTATAAAGGTGCGGACCTCAACCAGGAGTGGAACTACCACAGCGTGTTGCTGCCCAAGGAGATGTCGGGCAAGCACCCCGACGAGATCTGCACGCTCCCGCCCGATGCCTTCTTCTGGCCGACGTGGACCGACGACCACGTGCGGTGGATGCATGAGAGGATCGAGAGGGCTGAGGCACGGCACTGGGAGAACAAGATCTGGAGGACGGGCGGTAGTTTGTTTGACAATCAGCTGGCATACCATGCGTGGAACCACGTCTCCAAGGACGGGCATCTCAAGAGGCTAACGCCGCAGGTGATAAGGGAAGAGGATACCCGGTTCAACCTATTGATGCGGCGGTTCCTGGAGGAAGAGTTGTGA
- a CDS encoding uncharacterized protein (EggNog:ENOG503P3UM), which produces MEDQFGGRTDDDLFYDDFEPVDSEPIVVPDDPQPPPQPAPAPEQQQQKQAPGRPQLAAAAAPPAVPSSASKKQTQPTKKPATAKPAAKSAPPTKIPPSLATSRWADKPAATTTTATPTTKASSPAPLKDSTAADSRPSATPTSSSTPPRDEPSAPSLAAAPTSGSAPTEPPAEPPNTTAAAVAAKSQSATAGTSSTTAPPPASSGASRPAPNTAANAEARLKSGANPRQKLTDTELAAKMERMKLLAAEQTRKFEMSQKDQRQHAESYARGMEEARKRRVEDAERRRRADEDRRRLDDERARNRERKLKAMGAKEGGWDEGKLEAQEEEDRKGFRGANGGVRGVRREGGGLGGSRYAARDGDNVPDVDRFLDDRYRGDRGGRGGRGGAGRGGAGRGGRQQPSPAGGKPANAAAPSLGTDEFPALPSDGKKAGGGGSANLSQGTAVPTPPALPSPPAVGKWDDEMEALDELKEHQQGK; this is translated from the coding sequence ATGGAGGACCAGTTCGGCGGccgcaccgacgacgacctgtTCTACGACGACTTCGAGCCCGTCGATAGCGAACCCATTGTCGTCCCCGACGACCCGCAGCCACCCCCTCAgcctgctcccgctcctgagcagcagcaacaaaaGCAAGCACCTGGGCGGCCTCAGcttgcagctgctgctgctcctcctgcggtgccgtcgtctgcctcgAAAAAACAGACGCAGCCCACAAAGAAACCCGCCACCGCAAAGCCCGCCGCAAAATCCGCCCCGCCGACCAAAATCCCGCCATCTCTCGCCACGTCGCGATGGGCAGACAAGCcagccgccacgacgactACCGCGACCCCGACTACGAAAGCATCATCCCCCGCGCCGCTCAAAGACTCCACAGCCGCCGACTCGAGACCCTCTGCTACCCCTACATCGAGCTCTACTCCGCCCCGCGATGAGCCCTccgcgccctcgctcgcagcagccccaaccagcggcagcgcgcccaCTGAGCCCCCAGCCGAGCCTCCCAACaccactgctgccgccgtcgctgccaaATCCCAGTCGGCGACAGCTGGAACATcctcgaccacggcgccgccgccagccagcagcggcgccagccgACCAGCGCCCAACACGGCCGCAAATGCCGAGGCGCGCCTCAAGTCCGGCGCCAACCCGCGGCAGAAGCTGACCGACAcggagctcgccgccaagatggAGCGCATGAAGCTCCTGGCCGCGGAGCAGACGCGCAAGTTTGAGATGTCGCAAAAggaccagcgccagcacgccGAGTCGTACGCGCGCggcatggaggaggcgcgcaagcgccgcgtcgaggatgccgagcGCAGACgtcgcgccgacgaggaccgcaggcgcctcgacgacgagcgcgcgcgcaatcgcgagcgcaagctcaaggccatgggcgccaaggagggcggctgggacgagggcaagctcgaggcccaagaagaggaggacaGGAAGGGGTTCCGCGGCGcaaacggcggcgtcaggggcgtgaggagggagggcggcgggctcggcggcagtCGCTACGCTGCGCGCGATGGCGACAACGTCCCCGACGTGGATcgcttcctcgacgacagaTATCGTGGCGatcgcggcggtcgaggtgggcgcggtggtgctggtcggggaggggccggcAGAGGAGGACGACAACAACCTTCGCCAGCTGGAGGAAagcccgccaacgccgcaGCTCCATCCCTCGGTACAGACGAGTTCCCAGCCCTGCCCTCGGACGGCAaaaaggccggcggcggcggtagcgcGAACCTGAGCCAAGGCACCGCCGtcccgacgccgcctgcgctgcccagcccgcccgcggtAGGCAAGTGGGATGACGAGATGGAGGCCCTGGACGAGCTCAAAGAACACCAGCAGGGCAAGTAG
- the LUC7 gene encoding splicing factor (EggNog:ENOG503NVIA~COG:A~BUSCO:EOG09264D7Y), whose translation MAAEQRKLLEQLMGASTSRQAQVSMEDPKVCRSYIVGTCPHDLFTNTKQDFGPCSKIHSEGLKAEYEAMPQSERQRLNFEYDYMRDLHKYIDDCNRRIDSAQKRLEKTPEEIRQTNDLLEAIADIDENIKCGIEEIEVFVRIGQVSLAMDEWYNLKVMAQTKAEKERELKALSDTSGPSGHQKLQVCDVCGAYLSRLDNDRRLADHFYGKMHLGYAQMRKAFEAFPRDMKQRIRPQPSAMDDDGPGGPRGPKGPRGYGGYGGGRRHRG comes from the exons atggcggcggagcagagaaagctgctcgagcagctcatgggcgcctcgacctcgcgtCAGGCTCAGGTGTCCATGGAAGACCCAAAGGTCTGCCGATCCTACATCGTCGGCACCTGCCCGCACGATCTCTTCACCAATACCAAGCAGGATTTTGGCCCTTGCAGCAAAATTCATTCCGAgggcctcaaggccgagTACGAGGCTATGCCACAgagcgagcgccagcgccttaATTTCGAGTATGACTACATGCGCGATCTGCACAAATACATTGACGACTGCAACCGTCGCATCGATTCGGCACAGAAGCGTCTTGAGAAGACCCCAGAGGAAATTCGCCAGACCAACGATCTG CTTGAAGCCATCGCCGACATAGATGAAAACATCAAGTGCGGCATCGAAGAAATCGAAGTCTTTGTAAGAATCGGGCAGGTCAGcctggccatggacgagTGGTACAACCTCAAAGTCATGGCCCAGACAAAGGCGGAGAAGGAGCGAGAGCTTAAGGCGCTCTCGGACACCTCCGGCCCGTCTGGCCACCAGAAGCTGCAGGTTTGTGATGTGTGCGGCGCCTACCTCAGCCGTCTCGACAATGATCGCCGGTTGGCCGACCACTTTTATGGAAAGATGCACCTCGGCTATGCGCAGATGCGGAAGGCGTTTGAAGCGTTTCCGCGCGATATGAAGCAACGCATCCGACCGCAGCCGTCGGCcatggatgacgacggccccggcggACCCCGGGGCCCAAAGGGACCACGTGGATacggcggctacggcggcggtcgtcgtcatAGGGGCTAG
- the GPI16 gene encoding Subunit of the glycosylphosphatidylinositol transamidase complex-like protein (EggNog:ENOG503NUNX~BUSCO:EOG09261LEU~COG:M~COG:O~TransMembrane:1 (n3-13c25/26o553-576i)~SECRETED:SignalP(1-18~SECRETED:cutsite=SLA-AA~SECRETED:prob=0.2844)) produces the protein MRGLLTLLLGSLVPSSLAAAAAAAASSPPSSTSEYHEQLNLRPLPLNSLLASFNFRSNTSLADFEAHNFRLFPRSLAQILQYAGTRELHLRFTLGRWDAERWGARPWDGTREGGTGVELWAWLDAKTDAEAAENWLTLTNALSGLFCASLNFIDETRTIRPVVSFQPDGDHDNATLANLRLLHGVLPHEVVCTENLTPFLKLLPCKGKAGIASLLDGHKLFDASFQSMAIDVRPICSPGGRDCVLEMEQTIDMVLDVDRSKRPRDNPIPRPPPADQLLCDTSKPYHNDETCYPVDHVQGQDWTLSEIFGRTMKGTCPLSNPDEAPVCLHVPNSRAVFSTQGTHEIKSHDGMLRCYTLPQDSDFTLVLAKPEPDDAAAGRDLVQPERPLLYAERSFMGHGQEHGGVQAILTNPSDTEVEFVYMESLPWFMRIYLHTLSTRISSSSSNSATTTTTKTAVTGTNASSIIQEIYYRPALDRTRGTQLELLMRIPPHCTIFLTYDFEKSILRYTEYPPDANRGFDVAAAVITTRSPRRGLNLRTTSLLLYLPTPDFSMPYNVIIFTSTAIALTFGGLYNILVRRLVGADEAPPPVLKAKLAALMGRLRSVKK, from the exons ATGCGCGGCCTTCTCACGCTACTCCTGGGCTCCCTCGTCCCCAGCtccctcgctgctgctgctgccgccgccgcatcatcaccaccatcctcaaCGTCCGAATACCACGAACAGCTAAACCTCCGCCCGTTGCCCCTCAActccctcctcgccagcTTCAATTTTCGCTCCAACACTTCTCTCGCCGACTTCGAGGCCCACAACTTCCGTCTCTTCCCACGGTCTCTCGCGCAGATCCTCCAGTATGCTGGGACCCGGGAGCTGCACCTGCGCTTCACTCTAGGCCGCTGGGATGCGGAGCGCTGGGGAGCGCGACCCTGGGATGGCACCCGCGAAGGTGGCACCGGTGTTGAGCTGTGGGCGTGGCTCGACGCGAAAACGGACGCggaggccgccgagaacTGGTTGACATTGACGAATGCACTCTCCGGGCTGTTTTGCGCCTCACTCAACTTCATTGACGAAACGAGAACCATTCGCCCCGTCGTGTCATTCCAGCCAGATGGTGACCATGATAATGCGACGCTCGCAAACCTGAGGCTGCTCCATGGCGTGCTGCCGCACGAGGTCGTTTGCACGGAGAACCTTACCCCTTTCCTCAAGCTTCTGCCCTGCAAAGGCAAGGCCGGCATCGCGAGCCTTTTGGACGGCCACAAGCTCTTTGACGCTTCCTTCCAGAGTATGGCCATTGATGTGCGACCAATTTGCTcacccggcggccgcgactGTGTCTTGGAGATGGAGCAGACCATTGATATGGttctcgacgtcgaccgCTCCAAGCGCCCTAGGG ACAATCCGATCCCCAGGCCGCCTCCTGCCGACCAGCTCCTCTGCGACACCTCCAAGCCCTACCACAACGACGAGACATGCTATCCTGTAGATCACGTCCAGGGCCAAGACTGGACCCTCTCCGAGATCTTTGGTCGCACCATGAAGGGAACATGTCCGTTGTCCAACCCCGACGAGGCGCCTGTCTGTCTCCATGTGCCCAACTCTCGTGCCGTCTTCTCAACGCAAGGCACGCATGAGATCAAGAGCCACGACGGCATGCTCCGCTGCTACACCTTGCCGCAGGACAGCGACTTCACCCTCGTCCTAGCCaagcccgagcccgacgacgccgctgcggGCAGGGACCTTGTCCAGCCAGAGCGACCCCTGCTCTACGCCGAGCGAAGTTTCATGGGCCATGGCCaggagcacggcggcgtaCAGGCCATTCTCACGAACCCAAGCGACACAGAGGTTGAGTTCGTCTACATGGAGTCCCTACCGTGGTTCATGCGCATATACCTCCACACGCTGTCGACGCGCatctcttcctcctcctccaactccgccactaccactaccacgAAGACCGCTGTCACCGGCACCAATGCCTCTTCCATCATCCAGGAGATCTACTATCGTCCTGCCCTGGACCGCACCCGCGGCACacagctcgagctcctcaTGCGCATCCCCCCGCATTGCACCATCTTCCTCACCTACGACTTCGAAAAGTCTATCCTGCGCTATACGGAGTACCCCCCGGATGCCAACCGCGGCTtcgacgtcgctgccgccgtcatcaccactCGCTCTCCCCGCCGCGGACTCAACCTTCGCACCACTAGCCTTCTACTCTATCTCCCTACCCCGGACTTTAGCATGCCGTACaacgtcatcatcttcacCTCCACCGCCATCGCTCTCACCTTTGGCGGGCTGTACAACATTCTCGTACGgaggctcgtcggcgccgacgaagcTCCCCCGCCGGTTCTCAAGGCGAAATTGGCCGCCCTCATGGGGCGCCTTAGGAGTGTAAAGAAGTAG
- a CDS encoding uncharacterized protein (SECRETED:SignalP(1-18~SECRETED:cutsite=VQA-HP~SECRETED:prob=0.9009)~COG:O~EggNog:ENOG503NUPR~MEROPS:MER0001400) yields the protein MKSLLLLGLTGLAANVQAHPQRREPNDSPLSKRGIDLEKFRLPEISDYTTSSSAKSDSSVASINKRGDYLEAAKELVKTAAPGAEYRLVNDHYVSSDGVAHVNFKQTLHGIDIDNADFNVNVGKDGKIFSYGNSFFKGEAPKENPLNKRDFSDPVTALKGAIDTLGLGVTVKDAKAEAKDGKEHFALKGTKGAVSDPDAKLVYLQNKDGKLSLTWRVETDVMDNWLLTYVDASNTKTVHGVVDYVSDLATYQVYPWSVNDPTEGQRTVLQDPWNSATSPFTWISNGRSNYTTTRGNNAIAQVNPSGGDGYLNNYRPNSPSLKFEYQYSPSQPNKEAYRDASITQLFYTADKYHDLLYVLGFDEKAGNFQDNNNGKGGIGNDFVILNAQDGSGTNNANFATPPDGRNGRMRMYMWTSATPARDCSFDANVVLHEYTHGLSTRLTGGPSNSGCLNGLESGGMGEGWSDFMATAIRIKATDKRTKDYTIGSWVANKPNGIRAYPYSTNTNTNPYTYADANQQREVHAMGTIWGTVLYEVIWNLIDKHGITDKDFPEFDSAGVPKDGRYLTMKLIIGGMAIQPCNPNMVSARDAIIDADKALTNGGNQCELWKAFAKRGLGEGARYGSTNRVESFDVPAGVC from the exons ATGAAgtctcttctccttctcggcctcaCAGGCCTTGCTGCCAACGTGCAAGCTCACCCTCAGAGGAGGGAGCCCAATGACTCGCCTCTCTCCAAGCGTGGTATCGACCTTGAAAAATTCCGTCTTCCTGAAATTTCCGACTACACAACCTCGTCGAGTGCCAAGTCCGATAGCTCGGTCGCCTCCATCAATAAGCGCGGCGACTATCTCGAAGCCGCCAAGGAGCTGGTAAAGACTGCTGCCCCCGGTGCTGAATACCGCCTGGTCAATGACCACTACGTCAGCTCCGACGGCGTTGCCCACGTAAACTTCAAGCAGACCCTACACGGTATCGATATTGACAATGCCGACTTTAACGTTAAC GTtggcaaggacggcaagatcTTCTCGTATGGCAATAGCTTTTTCAAAGGCGAGGCGCCTAAAGAGAACCCGCTCAATAAGCGTGACTTCTCCGACCCCGTGACTGCCCTTAAGGGCGCAATCGATACTCTCGGCTTAGGAGTAACGGTCAAGGACGCAAAGGCTGAAGCCAAAGACGGCAAGGAGCACTTTGCCCTAAAGGGCACCAAGGGGGCCGTTAGTGACCCCGACGCTAAGCTCGTCTACCTTCAGAATAAGGATGGCAAGCTTTCCTTGACCTGGAGAGTCGAGACCGATGTCATGGATAACTGGCTCCTGACTTATGTCGATGCTTCCAACACCAAGACCGTTCACGGTGTTGTCGACTACGTGTCCGACCTGGCGACGTACCAGGTCTACCCGTGGAGCGTGAACGACCCGACCGAGGGCCAGCGCACCGTTCTTCAGGACCCTTGGAACTCAGCGACATCGCCTTTCACGTGGATCAGTAACGGACGGTCCAACTACACCACGACCCGCGGCAACAACGCCATTGCGCAGGTGAACCCttccggcggcgacgggtaCCTCAATAACTACAGGCCTAACAGCCCCAGCCTGAAGTTTGAGTACCAATACTCGCCTTCGCAGCCCAATAAAGAAGCCTACCGCGATGCTTCCATAACGCAGCTGTTCTATACTGCCGACAAGTACCACGATCTGCTATATGTCCTGGGCTTCGACGAGAAGGCCGGCAACTTCCAGGACAATAATAACGGCAAGGGTGGCATCGGCAACGACTTTGTCATCCTTAACGCTCAGGACGGCTCGGGCACCAACAATGCTAACTTTGCCACGCCCCCTGACGGCAGGAATGGTCGCATGAGGATGTATATGTGGACTagcgccacgccggcgcGCGACTGCTCGTTCGACGCCAACGTCGTGCTCCACGAGTACACGCATGGCC TGTCTACCCGTCTGACTGGCGGTCCGAGTAACTCTGGCTGCCTTAACGGCCTCGAGtccggcggcatgggcgaaGGCTGGTCCGACTTTATGGCCACAGCGATTCGCATCAAGGCCACAGACAAGCGCACCAAGGACTATACCATCGGCTCGTGGGTCGCCAACAAGCCTAACGGCATTCGCGCCTATCCCTACtccaccaacaccaacacgAACCCATACACGTACGCCGATGCCAACCAGCAGCGCGAGGTGCACGCCATGGGCACCATCTGGGGCACCGTCCTGTACGAGGTCATCTGGAACCTCATCGACAAGCACGGCATCACCGACAAGGACTTCCCTGAGTTTGACTCGGCTGGCGTCCCCAAGGACGGCCGCTACCTCACCATGAAGCTCATCATTGGCGGCATGGCCATCCAGCCGTGCAACCCCAACATGGTCtccgcgcgcgacgccatcatcgacgcgGACAAGGCTCTCACCAATGGAGGCAACCAGTGCGAGTTGTGGAAGGCGTTTGCGAAGCGTGGCCTCGGTGAGGGCGCTAGATACGGCTCGACCAACCGCGTCGAGAGCTTCGATGTTCCTGCCGGCGTGTGCTAA
- a CDS encoding NADPH dehydrogenase (EggNog:ENOG50KOG0150~COG:A), giving the protein MKWTPLAFLGLAATAYADGAAVTGIIKPDGSAPAGCSPSRDGKFQVTVYSLGKRSVIEKRNTCDSEKTLVMTLQNGVLKDAKDRTGYIASNYQFQFDGPPQAGAIYTAGFSACSNGSLALGSSTVFYRCLSGSFYNLYDRHWAAQCEPIEIAVLPCDGSAGGNPGNNNPGNGGHTTVGTSMQATTIVTVLSDGQPQVVPTTIPIPMCQIGDGQVQVHTTPCASAPVVTQISDGQPQGPTNTVAPPPPVSQISDGQPQVPSNAPPPPPVSQISDGQPQAPTHTAAPPPPVSQISDGQPQAPTNTAQPPPVTQISDGQPQAPTSNGSVRPPPATTSAVPVPTAAANLASAPALLLAAFGAALAL; this is encoded by the exons ATGAAGTGGACTCCTCTGGCtttccttggcctcgcggccacggcgtacgccgatggtgccgccgtcaccggcATTATCAAGCCTGATGGCAGtgcgcccgccggctgcagCCCGTCGCGCGATGGCAAGTTCCAGGTCACCGTTTACTCGCTGGGCAAGCGTAGCGTCATCGAG AAGCGCAACACGTGCGACAGCGAGAAGACTCTTGTCATGACGCTCCAGAATGGTGTCCTCAAGGATGCCAAGGACCGCACGGGCTACATCGCCTCGAATTACCAGTTTCAGTTCGATGGCCCTCCTCAAGCTGGTGCCATCTACACCGCTGGCTTCTCAGCTTGCAGCAACGGCTCTTTGGCGCTTGGCTCCTCCACCGTCTTCTACCGTTGCCTCTCCGGCAGCTTCTACAACCTTTACGACCGCCACTGGGCGGCTCAGTGCGAGCCCATTGAGATTGCCGTCCTGCCTTGCGACGGAAGCGCAGGTGGCAACCCTGGCAACAACAACCCTGGCAACGGTGGCCACACCACCGTCGGCACCAGCATGcaggccaccaccatcgtGACCGTCCTGTCCGACGGTCAGCCCCAGGTTGTTCCCACGACAATCCCCATCCCCATGTGCCAgatcggcgacggccaagtCCAAGTTCACACCACTCCTTGCGCCTCTGCTCCTGTCGTCACCCAAATCTCGGACGGCCAGCCTCAGGGTCCTACCAACACTGTcgctcccccgccccccgttTCTCAGATCTCCGACGGACAGCCTCAGGTGCCCTCGAACgctcccccaccccctcccgTCTCTCAGATCTCGGACGGCCAGCCCCAGGCTCCCACTcacaccgccgcgccgcccccccccgtgTCCCAGATCTCCGATGGCCAGCCCCAGGCTCCCACGAACACTGCTCAGCCGCCTCCCGTCACCCAGATCTCGGACGGCCAGCCTCAGGCTCCCACGTCGAACGGCTCGGTCCGGCCGCCTCCGGCGACGACCAGCGCCGTCCCCGTTCCTACGGCCGCTGCCAACCTCGCTagcgcgcccgccctcctTCT
- a CDS encoding NADPH dehydrogenase (EggNog:ENOG50KOG0150~COG:A~SECRETED:SignalP(1-17~SECRETED:cutsite=AYA-DG~SECRETED:prob=0.6845)), with protein sequence MQKRNTCDSEKTLVMTLQNGVLKDAKDRTGYIASNYQFQFDGPPQAGAIYTAGFSACSNGSLALGSSTVFYRCLSGSFYNLYDRHWAAQCEPIEIAVLPCDGSAGGNPGNNNPGNGGHTTVGTSMQATTIVTVLSDGQPQVVPTTIPIPMCQIGDGQVQVHTTPCASAPVVTQISDGQPQGPTNTVAPPPPVSQISDGQPQVPSNAPPPPPVSQISDGQPQAPTHTAAPPPPVSQISDGQPQAPTNTAQPPPVTQISDGQPQAPTSNGSVRPPPATTSAVPVPTAAANLASAPALLLAAFGAALAL encoded by the coding sequence ATGCAGAAGCGCAACACGTGCGACAGCGAGAAGACTCTTGTCATGACGCTCCAGAATGGTGTCCTCAAGGATGCCAAGGACCGCACGGGCTACATCGCCTCGAATTACCAGTTTCAGTTCGATGGCCCTCCTCAAGCTGGTGCCATCTACACCGCTGGCTTCTCAGCTTGCAGCAACGGCTCTTTGGCGCTTGGCTCCTCCACCGTCTTCTACCGTTGCCTCTCCGGCAGCTTCTACAACCTTTACGACCGCCACTGGGCGGCTCAGTGCGAGCCCATTGAGATTGCCGTCCTGCCTTGCGACGGAAGCGCAGGTGGCAACCCTGGCAACAACAACCCTGGCAACGGTGGCCACACCACCGTCGGCACCAGCATGcaggccaccaccatcgtGACCGTCCTGTCCGACGGTCAGCCCCAGGTTGTTCCCACGACAATCCCCATCCCCATGTGCCAgatcggcgacggccaagtCCAAGTTCACACCACTCCTTGCGCCTCTGCTCCTGTCGTCACCCAAATCTCGGACGGCCAGCCTCAGGGTCCTACCAACACTGTcgctcccccgccccccgttTCTCAGATCTCCGACGGACAGCCTCAGGTGCCCTCGAACgctcccccaccccctcccgTCTCTCAGATCTCGGACGGCCAGCCCCAGGCTCCCACTcacaccgccgcgccgcccccccccgtgTCCCAGATCTCCGATGGCCAGCCCCAGGCTCCCACGAACACTGCTCAGCCGCCTCCCGTCACCCAGATCTCGGACGGCCAGCCTCAGGCTCCCACGTCGAACGGCTCGGTCCGGCCGCCTCCGGCGACGACCAGCGCCGTCCCCGTTCCTACGGCCGCTGCCAACCTCGCTagcgcgcccgccctcctTCT